The Rosa rugosa chromosome 3, drRosRugo1.1, whole genome shotgun sequence sequence TACTTCCCTTCCTACACCTACACTTCCCCCTTTCACATCAGTTCCACCTTCATCCCTGACATTGCCGGACTTCACCATTCCACACTCAGTTACTACTTCCTTTCCCcgccaacaccaccaccaccaatatGATACCCCGTTTTTTCGCCCACCCAAAGTCGACCTCCCTCGGTTCAACGGAGATGATGCCCTCGGCTGGTTCATAATGGTTAAGCGCTATCTTCGAGCCCAGAACATTCCTCCGGCGGCCCACATCGCCACGGTAGCCTCTCACTTCAGACCGGATGCGTGTATGTGGATGAACGCATTTGAACAGAGGAATCCCACCGCCACTTGGGACCGCTTTGCCTCAGCCTTCCTTGAGTATTTCGGCGCTGGCAATGACGCGGATTTCCAAACCGCCCTCTCCCACTTGCAATAGACCTCGACGGTGGACGACTTCATCATCAATTTCACAAAATTGTCTTGTCAAGCACCCGGTTGGTCGGATTTCCAGCTTCTCCGGATCTTTCTCGGCGGCCTCAAACCCGAGATTCAGCATGACGTCATCACCATGGAGCCTCGAACTCTGTCCTCTGCCCAAAGATTGGCACATCGCTATGAACTGAAGCTGAACCACATCAGAGCTTCTCGGGCAACCCGCCCCTCTTCTTGGCAGTACTCTGCCAAATCTCCTCCCTACCCCCACATACCTTCTGTAGCCACTACCAGCCAAACCAATACAGCCACAGCTCCACTCCAACACACTCCCCCAAACAACCCAAGGCCTAGAGCAGAAGGTCCCTCAAGGAAGTGGGCTCCCAGTGATTACAGAGAGCGCAGAGCCCAAGGTCTATGCTTCAGCTGTGATGAACCATGGTCAAAAGCACATGTCTGTAAGAAACCCGTGATGGCCATTCTAGAAGCATACAATTCCTCTGACGACCAACCTATTGAGGCACCACAGCCCGAGGACCAGCTTTCCGATAGCGACCAACCACTTCCCCTACACGCCATCACAAACACCTCTGTCAGTGAGATGATGCGTTTCAAAGGATCAATCCACGGTCACATCATCGACGTCTTTGTCGATTGCGGTTCCGCGAGGAACTTCTTGAATCCAACAGTAGCAACGCACTTGGGCCTCACCACAAGCCCCGCCCCATCACTTCGATTCACTGCCGCAACCGGAGAGGTGGTCGCAACCTCCACCCAAGCACTCGATGTGACCGTAACCATCCAGGGGTACCAATTTCAATCTTCGCCGCTGCTTCTTCAGGTTCCGGGTTGTGATCTTCTCCTGGGTGCAGGGTGGTTAGACACCCTGGGTTTTGTCGGGTGGCACTTTCTTGAGAAGGTGATGGTGTTTATGGCTAATGGCCGGTGCCAAGTTTTGCAGGGAATTACATCCAAGGCAGCACAGCCCGACCCCAATGCGTTACTCGCTCTGATTGATCCAGAACAAAGGGATTCCGGATCCTATATAGCTGGCCCAAAAGTCATCCAGACGGAGGCCCACCCTTCTGAGATCCAAGGCCTGTTGACCGAGTTTACCACTCTATTTGAACCGCCCACGGGCCTGCCACCATGTCGGCCCATCGATCATAAAATTCCACTACTTCCATCATCAGGCCCAGTTAATGTTCGCCCATATCGGTACCCACACTCCCGTAAAATCGAATTAGAGGCCCAAGTCAACGAAATGCTTGCAAATGGGCTCATCCGCCCTAGCCAAAGCCCGTTTTCATCCCCAGTGCTTTTAgttcgaaaaaaaaaaggttcttgGCGGTTTTGTGTGGACTATCGTAACCTCAATGCCATCACCATCAAAGACTGTTTTCCCATTCCGGTCGTGGATGAGTTGTTGGACGAGCTTCACGGGGCTAAGTACTTCACAAAGTTAGATCTCCGGGCGGGATACCATCAAATTCGAATGTGTGAGGCCGACATCCACAAAACCGCTTTCCGAACACATGAAGGCCATTATGAATTTGTGGTAATGCCATTCGGCCTCTCTAACGCCCCTTCTACTTTCCAAGTTTTAATGAACCATGTGTTTAAGCCTCTTTTGTGCaaatttgttatagtttttttttagggcaaattactggtcactccctcaacttttggggagtcgacagttcagtccctcgtagcATAATTTGAACAAGTAGCTCCTCGAACATTCAATTCTCGCACAATTTGGTCCTTCCGTTAACTGGCTGTTAAAAAGCTCCGTTAACTTGCTGAGCTGGCACATTTTTCCATGCCAACTCAGCTGATGCATGCCATGTCAATGGAAAAATCAAGAGGGCAGTCCCTGTACTTCATGTTATTCactaaaagaaaatcaaaattaatGCCTCCAAAATTGAGATCCTATTTCCCTGTCATGTTCACAGATTCAGTAATATTTCTGGAAATTGAAGCATCCATAAATTTGAAGCAtaataaatggaagaaaaacaaACATTCACCTACATTCATAATCAACCCCTAAACCAAAAAATACATTGTATCGTCAATATTAGCCAGCCATTGAACAAAGCTCTAACTTACCAAAAACAAGCAGTCCCTGTACTTCATGTTATTCactaaaagaaaatcaaaattaatGCCTCCAAAATTGAGATCCTATTTCCCTGTCATGTTCACAGATTCAGTAATATTTCTGGAAATTGAAGCATCCATAAATTTGAAGCAtaataaatggaagaaaaacaaACATTCACCTACATTCATAATCAACCCCTAAACCAAAAAATACATTGTATCGTCAATATTAGCCAGCCATTGAACAAAGCTCTAACTTACCAAAAACAAGCAGTCCCTAGAGCATTACATCCTCCAATTGTTCAAGTACTAATATGTTTGGAATTAAATTTAGCTCTAATCATCTTATCAAAAGATTAGAGCTAGCAACCAAGTGACACAACACAAGGTTGCCCAAAAATAGGATGCCTAAAACGTTTTGCTTGGCTAGCTAATATCAAATCCCATTACCGTAAACTATTTTCCATTACCTGAGTTTTGTCTAACCCTTTGAGAGGACCTTGATGGTGTTGCAGCCTGCTTGGTTGATGGATTGGAACCTTGTACAGACCTTGTACTTGTTGGGGCAGATCCAGCTTGTACAGGCCTTGAACTTTGCTGGGTAGATGCAGCTTGTACAGGCCTTGATCTCTTTGGAGTAGACTTGTTTGCTTCCAACTTTGATGCCTTTAAGGCAGCCTTCTTTTTCTGGAGATACACAACATTGCATTATAAGTAAAGTACCCTTTGATACTTTAGACCATAGTAGCAGTACACACAAAAGCATTAGACAAGAGAGTGTATTGTTACCCTTTGATATTCAGCTCTTTTTTTGGCTTTCTGCCTTAACTCGTTTTTGGTCATGGGTGATTTTTTTCCTTGCTTGGACTGCAGCAAACAATAAGGTACGTAAATGACAATTCAATGTAAGCAAAAACCAATAGTTGCCTCAAGTTTGAAATACAAGTTACCTGATTTTTAGATGTTTGTTCTTCTTGTGTATTAAGCTTCCTCTTCTTATTAACAACAGCAGCCTTTTCCTTTGGTGGTAAATGTCTTTGACATGTTTTCAAGTTGTGACCTACTTGCTTACAATTGCTACACCTTAGGGATCTTTGCACTCTTGCAAGTTTAACACCACCTTCCTGAACCCTTTCTGAAGCATCCTTCATTCTTGCTATTTTGGGCCTTCCGGGCTGCCTTGAATATTGTGGAGGCAAAATAGCAGGATCTTTAGTTCTTGACCACAAATCCATGCTATTTACAGGTTGGATGAGGTTGTTATAGATACTCATGTAGGTCTTCTTCAAATAGCATGCTGCCACATAATCATCTGGATCATGCCTCTTTAAGTAAATGGCAGAGATAGCATGCTTGCATGGAATTCCAGACAAGTCCCACCGCCTGCAAGTGCATGTCCTCATTCTTAAGTTAACCACAtttttggatccgtcaatgtTCTCTACCTCAGCAATGTCACCTCCATTAAATGTTGGTATGCAATCTGTTCCAGCCCTCAGCTTATTCTTCTCTATAACCACCCTTGGCTTTGGACAGATATTGCCATGATAAGCCTCCATTTTTTCCTTCCTCATTGCAACTCTCTTCATCAATTTGACCCTCAACTCTTCAAACATGGTCACTGGTGGTTTACCCCTTGCCTCCAATATCCAACTATTAAAACTCTCACACAGGTTGTTTATCATGATGTCACAATCCCCATCTGTGTTGAAATATGCTCTGCACCAATGTATTGCAGGCCTATCTTTTGCTGCAATCATTAACCAAGGCATAACATTAAAATCAGTTTAGATATATCAACATATGAACATTCATAATAAAGGATTTTCAAGTACCTGTAAGCCACTTATATGCATCAAAGTCAAGGGCCTTCAtatcctccatctccttctgaaAGTAAGGCAAAGTAGTTGATTTTGCGCAAGCCCACATCTGATCTTTCATTACCTTTCCGGGAAATAACTTCGTAAAGTTTGTCCACATGTGCCGGACACAAAATCTGATATGAGCTCTTGGAACAACCTCTTTAAATGCTGGTATGAGGCCTTTTTGCTTATCACTAATGAAGGTCCATCCTCTTCCTTCATGCTCAATGTTCAGATCAGAAACCATTAACTCTAGAAACCACATCCATGAATCCTTGCTTTCTGCCTCAACCATAGCATATGCTATCACCCATGATGTGTTATTGGCATCAATACCAACAGCCGTCAACAATTGACCCCCAAAGCAACTCTTCAGATGTGCACCATCTAAGCCAATAATAGTTCTGCAACCAGCCTTAAAGCCATTCTTAAGAGCCCCCAAACAAATATACATTCTTTTAAATACTGGAAGGTTGCTTGTATTGGGGAAAGCACACTTAATATCAATTGTAGTGGCTGGATCAGCCCTCTGAAGCTCTCTTCCATAATCTCTCAATCTTGCATATTGCTCTTTTATGGATCCTTCTACTTCCAAAAGTGCAGCCCTCTTGGCCCTATAAGCCATTGACCTGGAAACCCTTGCTCTAATGCTAGCTGACATTGTCTTAGCTAGAGATTCTGCATCACCAAACATTTTACAACACATGTTACAAACAAGAAACACTTCCAGAAACTCATTAACATTATTAATCACAAGTGTAGTAAGAGAAATACCTGGTTTCCAGCTCTCATTAAGAGCAATCTGATCTTTAAACTTTGAAGTTAGGTACGTTTGCCTAAccatgttgttgttgaatttcCTTGTGCATTTGTGAACTGGATCATAGCTTTTGACCATCAATGTGCTCTCATACTGCAGTTTGCTAGCAAAAAGCTCAAATGGACAGTTGTCCTCCTTACAAACCACCCGTATCCTTGTTTTGTCATTCTTAATGAACACATATTCCCAACCTCCTTGAATGGCATACTCCCTCAAGGCATCCCTAAGAATCTGCGCTGTTGCAAACTTCATTTTAAGTTTGAAAGCGGGATTCTTCATATCTGTTTTTGGGTTGAATTCGAGTCCCAGCTCTTCACGTTCCCCATCAGAATTTATAGTATAAACCAACTTCTCATCATCTGAATCATCAACACCAAACATGTCCTCTTCATCAACCCACTGTTTTAAAC is a genomic window containing:
- the LOC133739371 gene encoding uncharacterized protein LOC133739371 isoform X2, with product MVVNDVDLWVPRVSEGEKDEIPDYGHPDYFTVKVYHGGCIRDSKYVGGKVDFYDNVDKDRMSLVEVDNMVRQLNPAYSNQRIDYWYKVGDEDDELIKLETDIDVMIMCSAVPQWRLIILYLDHMELHSVFGEEDDDIFMYEDFLFNEGRSSSVIIEELPDDELRRKPTCVIEELHDSPRPGTSKGIVIREVDETISTQASIVGGLGPKEKGKQKLVEHDPSQKQMLVVYDTSKNQQSSGINFTSGGVGSSKQQSSGIGQQSSVQENEGSGLHDVEIDYLDELQSFGGLEYESEECSEHEESSEEDEGSDYDPCAHDEEYDHYGVDDDDEWLNEEDVEGTATRPESVLGRSTVDESLKQWVDEEDMFGVDDSDDEKLVYTINSDGEREELGLEFNPKTDMKNPAFKLKMKFATAQILRDALREYAIQGGWEYVFIKNDKTRIRVVCKEDNCPFELFASKLQYESTLMVKSYDPVHKCTRKFNNNMVRQTYLTSKFKDQIALNESWKPESLAKTMSASIRARVSRSMAYRAKRAALLEVEGSIKEQYARLRDYGRELQRADPATTIDIKCAFPNTSNLPVFKRMYICLGALKNGFKAGCRTIIGLDGAHLKSCFGGQLLTAVGIDANNTSWVIAYAMVEAESKDSWMWFLELMVSDLNIEHEGRGWTFISDKQKGLIPAFKEVVPRAHIRFCVRHMWTNFTKLFPGKVMKDQMWACAKSTTLPYFQKEMEDMKALDFDAYKWLTAKDRPAIHWCRAYFNTDGDCDIMINNLCESFNSWILEARGKPPVTMFEELRVKLMKRVAMRKEKMEAYHGNICPKPRVVIEKNKLRAGTDCIPTFNGGDIAEVENIDGSKNVVNLRMRTCTCRRWDLSGIPCKHAISAIYLKRHDPDDYVAACYLKKTYMSIYNNLIQPVNSMDLWSRTKDPAILPPQYSRQPGRPKIARMKDASERVQEGGVKLARVQRSLRCSNCKQVGHNLKTCQRHLPPKEKAAVVNKKRKLNTQEEQTSKNQSKQGKKSPMTKNELRQKAKKRAEYQRKKKAALKASKLEANKSTPKRSRPVQAASTQQSSRPVQAGSAPTSTRSVQGSNPSTKQAATPSRSSQRVRQNSGK
- the LOC133739371 gene encoding uncharacterized protein LOC133739371 isoform X1; protein product: MVVNDVDLWVPRVSEGEKDEIPDYGHPDYFTVKVYHGGCIRDSKYVGGKVDFYDNVDKDRMSLVEVDNMVRQLNPAYSNQRIDYWYKVGDEDDELIKLETDIDVMIMCSAVPQWRLIILYLDHMELHSVFGEEDDDIFMYEDFLFNEGRSSSVIIEELPDDELRRKPTCVIEELHDSPRPGTSKGIVIREVDETISTQASIVGGLGPKEKGKQKLVEHDPSQKQMLVVYDTSKNQQSSGINFTSGGVGSSKQQSSGIGQQSSVQENEGSGLHDVEIDYLDELQSFGGLEYESEECSEHEESSEEDEGSDYDPCAHDEEYDHYGVDDDDEWLNEEDVEGTATRPESVLGRSTVDESLKQWVDEEDMFGVDDSDDEKLVYTINSDGEREELGLEFNPKTDMKNPAFKLKMKFATAQILRDALREYAIQGGWEYVFIKNDKTRIRVVCKEDNCPFELFASKLQYESTLMVKSYDPVHKCTRKFNNNMVRQTYLTSKFKDQIALNESWKPESLAKTMSASIRARVSRSMAYRAKRAALLEVEGSIKEQYARLRDYGRELQRADPATTIDIKCAFPNTSNLPVFKRMYICLGALKNGFKAGCRTIIGLDGAHLKSCFGGQLLTAVGIDANNTSWVIAYAMVEAESKDSWMWFLELMVSDLNIEHEGRGWTFISDKQKGLIPAFKEVVPRAHIRFCVRHMWTNFTKLFPGKVMKDQMWACAKSTTLPYFQKEMEDMKALDFDAYKWLTAKDRPAIHWCRAYFNTDGDCDIMINNLCESFNSWILEARGKPPVTMFEELRVKLMKRVAMRKEKMEAYHGNICPKPRVVIEKNKLRAGTDCIPTFNGGDIAEVENIDGSKNVVNLRMRTCTCRRWDLSGIPCKHAISAIYLKRHDPDDYVAACYLKKTYMSIYNNLIQPVNSMDLWSRTKDPAILPPQYSRQPGRPKIARMKDASERVQEGGVKLARVQRSLRCSNCKQVGHNLKTCQRHLPPKEKAAVVNKKRKLNTQEEQTSKNQSKQGKKSPMTKNELRQKAKKRAEYQRKKKAALKASKLEANKSTPKRSRPVQAASTQQSSRPVQAGSAPTSTRSVQGSNPSTKQAATPSRSSQRVRQNSGNGK
- the LOC133739371 gene encoding uncharacterized protein LOC133739371 isoform X3, which produces MGHPDYFTVKVYHGGCIRDSKYVGGKVDFYDNVDKDRMSLVEVDNMVRQLNPAYSNQRIDYWYKVGDEDDELIKLETDIDVMIMCSAVPQWRLIILYLDHMELHSVFGEEDDDIFMYEDFLFNEGRSSSVIIEELPDDELRRKPTCVIEELHDSPRPGTSKGIVIREVDETISTQASIVGGLGPKEKGKQKLVEHDPSQKQMLVVYDTSKNQQSSGINFTSGGVGSSKQQSSGIGQQSSVQENEGSGLHDVEIDYLDELQSFGGLEYESEECSEHEESSEEDEGSDYDPCAHDEEYDHYGVDDDDEWLNEEDVEGTATRPESVLGRSTVDESLKQWVDEEDMFGVDDSDDEKLVYTINSDGEREELGLEFNPKTDMKNPAFKLKMKFATAQILRDALREYAIQGGWEYVFIKNDKTRIRVVCKEDNCPFELFASKLQYESTLMVKSYDPVHKCTRKFNNNMVRQTYLTSKFKDQIALNESWKPESLAKTMSASIRARVSRSMAYRAKRAALLEVEGSIKEQYARLRDYGRELQRADPATTIDIKCAFPNTSNLPVFKRMYICLGALKNGFKAGCRTIIGLDGAHLKSCFGGQLLTAVGIDANNTSWVIAYAMVEAESKDSWMWFLELMVSDLNIEHEGRGWTFISDKQKGLIPAFKEVVPRAHIRFCVRHMWTNFTKLFPGKVMKDQMWACAKSTTLPYFQKEMEDMKALDFDAYKWLTAKDRPAIHWCRAYFNTDGDCDIMINNLCESFNSWILEARGKPPVTMFEELRVKLMKRVAMRKEKMEAYHGNICPKPRVVIEKNKLRAGTDCIPTFNGGDIAEVENIDGSKNVVNLRMRTCTCRRWDLSGIPCKHAISAIYLKRHDPDDYVAACYLKKTYMSIYNNLIQPVNSMDLWSRTKDPAILPPQYSRQPGRPKIARMKDASERVQEGGVKLARVQRSLRCSNCKQVGHNLKTCQRHLPPKEKAAVVNKKRKLNTQEEQTSKNQSKQGKKSPMTKNELRQKAKKRAEYQRKKKAALKASKLEANKSTPKRSRPVQAASTQQSSRPVQAGSAPTSTRSVQGSNPSTKQAATPSRSSQRVRQNSGNGK